In Pseudophryne corroboree isolate aPseCor3 chromosome 7, aPseCor3.hap2, whole genome shotgun sequence, a single window of DNA contains:
- the ASB1 gene encoding ankyrin repeat and SOCS box protein 1 isoform X2: MGEEEPGGAGRGTTTVYAPRIGRNLKAWLQDQYCDHHSEQCQDPLLHNAACVGDMDTLRTLLQEERFLRYGADVDVDHQLSCGSEPRCLTSLSCTPLYISAAYDNLPCFRLLLQAGANPNYNSWGLVSEANLSRASPTCLLEAVLHHGCDYQFVRLLIDFGADLNLACRESGAGGHTRQKVNAEALQLFREAKCCPRILSSLCRIAVRRVVGKHRLLSIGSLPVPQRVIRFLLYEE, from the exons GGCGCAACCTGAAGGCCTGGCTGCAAGACCAGTACTGTGACCATCATTCAGAGCAGTGCCAGGACCCACTGCTGCACAATGCCGCATGTGTGGGGGACATGGATACCCTGAGGACcctgttacaggaggagaggttcctGCG ATACGGTGCAGATGTGGATGTTGATCACCAACTGTCATGTGGTTCTGAGCCGCGATGTCTGACCTCCTTGTCTTGCACACCACTGTATATAAGTGCAGCCTACGACAATCTACCGTGCTTCCGACTCTTGCTCCAGGCCGGTGCCAATCCCAACTATAATAGCTGGGGCTTGGTTTCTGAGGCAAACCTTTCCCGGGCGTCTCCAACCTGCCTGCTTGAGGCTGTTCTTCACCACGGCTGTGACTATCAGTTTGTTCGGCTACTCATTGACTTCGGGGCAGATCTGAATCTCGCGTGCAGGGAATCGGGTGCTGGAGGACACACCAGACAGAAAGTGAATGCAGAAGCCCTGCAACTCTTCAGAGAAGCAAAAT GCTGTCCCCGGATCCTGTCCAGCCTGTGCCGTATTGCTGTGAGGAGGGTGGTTGGAAAACACAGACTGTTATCGATTGGAAGCCTCCCCGTCCCTCAGCGTGTCATACGCTTTCTGCTCTATGAGGAGTAA
- the ASB1 gene encoding ankyrin repeat and SOCS box protein 1 isoform X1 gives MGEEEPGGAGRGTTTVYAPRIGRNLKAWLQDQYCDHHSEQCQDPLLHNAACVGDMDTLRTLLQEERFLRRINEKSVWCSGWLPCSPLRVAATAGHADCVSLLIQHGADLELVDVKGQTPLFVATENGHLECVQVLLKAGANPNGSPHNRSSPVYHAARVGRADILQELIRYGADVDVDHQLSCGSEPRCLTSLSCTPLYISAAYDNLPCFRLLLQAGANPNYNSWGLVSEANLSRASPTCLLEAVLHHGCDYQFVRLLIDFGADLNLACRESGAGGHTRQKVNAEALQLFREAKCCPRILSSLCRIAVRRVVGKHRLLSIGSLPVPQRVIRFLLYEE, from the exons GGCGCAACCTGAAGGCCTGGCTGCAAGACCAGTACTGTGACCATCATTCAGAGCAGTGCCAGGACCCACTGCTGCACAATGCCGCATGTGTGGGGGACATGGATACCCTGAGGACcctgttacaggaggagaggttcctGCG CCGTATAAACGAGAAGTCTGTGTGGTGCAGTGGTTGGCTTCCCTGTTCACCTCTTCGCGTTGCGGCCACCGCTGGTCACGCCGACTGTGTGTCTCTCCTTATCCAACATGGGGCAGACCTGGAACTGGTGGATGTAAAAGGTCAGACCCCACTCtttgtggctacagagaatggacaCTTGGAATGTGTGCAAGTTCTTCTGAAAGCTGGAGCAAATCCAAATGGCAGCCCACATAACAGGAGCTCCCCAGTATACCATGCGGCTCGAGTGGGCCGTGCCGACATACTACAAGAGCTAATCCG ATACGGTGCAGATGTGGATGTTGATCACCAACTGTCATGTGGTTCTGAGCCGCGATGTCTGACCTCCTTGTCTTGCACACCACTGTATATAAGTGCAGCCTACGACAATCTACCGTGCTTCCGACTCTTGCTCCAGGCCGGTGCCAATCCCAACTATAATAGCTGGGGCTTGGTTTCTGAGGCAAACCTTTCCCGGGCGTCTCCAACCTGCCTGCTTGAGGCTGTTCTTCACCACGGCTGTGACTATCAGTTTGTTCGGCTACTCATTGACTTCGGGGCAGATCTGAATCTCGCGTGCAGGGAATCGGGTGCTGGAGGACACACCAGACAGAAAGTGAATGCAGAAGCCCTGCAACTCTTCAGAGAAGCAAAAT GCTGTCCCCGGATCCTGTCCAGCCTGTGCCGTATTGCTGTGAGGAGGGTGGTTGGAAAACACAGACTGTTATCGATTGGAAGCCTCCCCGTCCCTCAGCGTGTCATACGCTTTCTGCTCTATGAGGAGTAA